One segment of Xanthomonas oryzae pv. oryzae DNA contains the following:
- a CDS encoding DNA cytosine methyltransferase — protein MTSLDLFAGAGGLSEGLREAGFTSLYANEISPRYAQTYAANHPATQVDSRDIRKVDARKIRNLLGLKRGELDLIAGGPPCQGFSINAPKRSTEDSRNHLFREYLRFVTEFQPRAVLIENVPGMVSFEGGATLDAILESLKQLGYDADVRILYAPHYGVPQTRWRTIILGSRCGIDPTALFPEPLRQAPVRVNFTSQFAGKNLVNLPRSLELPSHVTVKDAIGDLPVLRNGEIGEPVKDYRHPVDNPYQQLMRVGSTGVTCHEAARLSKINLERMAHIPPGGNWTDIPEALLPRGMRMARRSDHTKRYGRVNPDGLASTILTKCDPHWGAYFHYEQDRAFTVREAARIQSFPDTYVFCGSRVEQYEQVGNAVPPLLGAAVGRAIANVLGNVRKPERKVRVA, from the coding sequence TTGACCTCGCTCGACTTGTTTGCAGGCGCGGGCGGACTGTCCGAAGGATTGCGCGAAGCCGGGTTCACTTCGCTTTACGCAAACGAGATTTCCCCACGCTATGCGCAGACCTACGCGGCCAACCATCCGGCCACGCAGGTCGATAGCCGGGACATTCGCAAGGTTGATGCACGCAAAATCCGAAACCTATTGGGCTTGAAGCGCGGCGAATTGGATTTGATCGCCGGTGGCCCGCCCTGCCAAGGTTTTTCGATCAACGCGCCCAAGCGTTCTACCGAAGATTCACGGAACCACCTGTTCCGCGAATACCTGCGGTTTGTTACTGAATTTCAGCCACGAGCGGTCTTGATCGAAAACGTCCCTGGCATGGTGTCGTTCGAGGGTGGCGCGACGTTGGATGCGATCCTAGAATCATTGAAGCAACTCGGCTACGACGCCGACGTGCGGATTCTGTACGCGCCACATTACGGCGTGCCGCAAACCCGCTGGCGCACGATCATTCTTGGCAGCCGTTGCGGCATAGATCCCACGGCGCTATTCCCGGAACCGCTGCGCCAAGCGCCGGTACGGGTGAATTTCACCTCACAATTCGCCGGAAAAAACCTAGTGAACTTGCCGCGCTCCCTGGAATTGCCGTCACACGTCACGGTCAAGGATGCCATTGGCGATTTGCCCGTGCTGCGCAACGGCGAGATTGGCGAACCAGTCAAAGACTACCGCCACCCGGTAGATAATCCGTATCAGCAACTGATGCGGGTGGGTTCAACGGGGGTGACGTGTCACGAAGCCGCCCGGTTGAGCAAGATCAATCTTGAGCGCATGGCGCACATACCGCCGGGCGGAAACTGGACAGATATTCCCGAGGCGCTTTTACCGCGCGGGATGCGCATGGCGCGGCGCAGTGACCACACAAAACGTTACGGGCGGGTCAATCCCGACGGACTTGCCTCCACCATCCTGACCAAATGCGATCCGCATTGGGGCGCTTACTTCCATTACGAACAGGACAGAGCCTTTACCGTGCGCGAAGCGGCGCGCATCCAGTCCTTCCCTGACACCTACGTTTTTTGTGGTTCGCGGGTTGAGCAATACGAACAGGTTGGCAATGCTGTTCCGCCGCTGCTGGGTGCGGCCGTCGGGCGGGCTATCGCCAATGTGCTGGGGAATGTCCGCAAGCCCGAGCGCAAAGTAAGGGTGGCGTAA